The following are from one region of the Arthrobacter sp. TMP15 genome:
- the rarD gene encoding EamA family transporter RarD: MTSSTGPVPPAASSPHSTVGRGVLVSLIASVLFAVIFLLAGLLPGWGAEEIFGWRVVLTLLTLSCILPFLAWWRAEVTALAMRLRRRPTLLLLGVLAAGLVGVQLWLFMWAPLNNMALSVSFGYFLLPLTMVLAGRLFFAERLSPLRKFAVGAAALGVAHEAFSAGGLTWPTLVVCLGYPVYFVLRRKAGFDNLAAFFGELIVLLPLGIYFIIAGPHGLGAGSTLSTDGLWAAWSIGVLGGLAMAVYLLASKWLPLSLFGLLSYVEPVLLVGVSVLLGEILGWSALLTYGPILLALLFLGLDSRRGAPR; the protein is encoded by the coding sequence ATGACTTCAAGTACGGGCCCGGTTCCACCCGCTGCCAGTTCCCCGCACAGCACGGTTGGCCGCGGAGTGCTCGTTTCCTTGATCGCTTCAGTGCTTTTCGCCGTCATTTTCCTGCTGGCCGGTCTGCTGCCTGGTTGGGGTGCGGAGGAGATCTTTGGTTGGCGGGTAGTCCTGACGCTGCTCACGCTCTCTTGTATTCTCCCGTTTCTTGCATGGTGGCGGGCCGAGGTCACAGCATTGGCGATGCGCCTACGACGCCGGCCAACTCTTCTTTTGTTAGGGGTACTGGCGGCCGGGTTAGTGGGCGTTCAGCTGTGGCTGTTCATGTGGGCGCCCCTGAACAACATGGCGCTGTCAGTGTCCTTTGGCTATTTTCTGTTGCCACTGACCATGGTGTTGGCCGGTCGGTTATTTTTTGCGGAAAGACTGAGCCCGCTGCGAAAGTTCGCTGTTGGCGCTGCGGCGTTGGGCGTGGCTCATGAAGCCTTCTCTGCAGGCGGATTGACCTGGCCCACTCTTGTTGTGTGCCTGGGCTATCCGGTCTATTTCGTGTTACGGCGTAAGGCTGGCTTCGACAATTTGGCAGCTTTTTTTGGCGAACTCATTGTTCTGCTGCCGTTGGGCATCTACTTCATTATTGCGGGGCCACACGGGCTGGGCGCCGGCTCCACTTTGAGCACTGACGGGCTCTGGGCGGCTTGGTCAATCGGTGTGCTGGGCGGACTTGCCATGGCTGTGTATTTGTTAGCCAGTAAATGGCTGCCGCTATCCCTGTTTGGGCTCCTGAGCTATGTGGAACCAGTGCTGCTGGTGGGGGTTTCAGTCCTCTTGGGAGAAATTTTGGGCTGGTCTGCCCTTCTGACATATGGCCCGATCCTGCTGGCATTGTTATTCCTTGGCCTGGACAGCCGCCGCGGCGCACCGCGGTAG
- a CDS encoding NUDIX domain-containing protein — MKNILHVSAVCLYDHAGRLLTVRKSGTTKFMHPGGKPEPGESAAQAGSREVAEEVGIEIPAATLELLGIWSGTAANESNTDIVATVFTAPGSWDAASIHPSAEIAELRWLDLTHVTEVHDLAPLLTQYVLPILTGREQHP, encoded by the coding sequence GTGAAAAATATTCTCCACGTGTCAGCCGTCTGTCTATACGATCACGCTGGACGGCTCCTGACAGTACGTAAATCGGGCACCACAAAGTTCATGCATCCCGGCGGAAAGCCTGAGCCCGGTGAAAGCGCGGCCCAGGCTGGGTCCCGTGAAGTAGCTGAAGAAGTGGGCATCGAAATTCCTGCAGCCACGTTGGAACTTCTTGGCATCTGGAGCGGCACAGCTGCCAATGAATCCAACACAGACATTGTGGCCACGGTGTTCACAGCCCCCGGCAGCTGGGACGCCGCCTCAATACACCCCTCGGCGGAAATAGCTGAGCTGCGCTGGCTGGACTTGACGCACGTCACCGAGGTACACGATCTTGCCCCGCTTCTAACGCAATACGTGTTGCCGATACTCACCGGCCGCGAACAGCACCCCTAA
- a CDS encoding YnfA family protein gives MAITKTIVLFILAAVTEIGGAWLVWQAVREDKAWWWAALGVVALGAYGFIAALQPEANFGRVLAAYGGVFIAGSLIWAMIFDKFIPDRWDIIGALIAIGGDGIIMFAPRPA, from the coding sequence ATGGCCATCACTAAAACTATTGTTCTGTTCATCTTGGCTGCGGTCACTGAAATTGGTGGCGCATGGCTGGTCTGGCAGGCAGTGCGTGAAGACAAGGCCTGGTGGTGGGCGGCTCTGGGCGTGGTAGCACTTGGTGCGTACGGTTTCATCGCGGCACTTCAACCAGAGGCTAACTTCGGCCGGGTGCTGGCAGCCTACGGTGGGGTCTTCATTGCCGGATCGTTGATCTGGGCCATGATCTTCGATAAATTCATACCCGACCGCTGGGACATTATTGGCGCACTCATCGCCATCGGTGGTGACGGCATTATCATGTTTGCACCACGGCCGGCCTAG